Proteins from a genomic interval of Callospermophilus lateralis isolate mCalLat2 chromosome 1, mCalLat2.hap1, whole genome shotgun sequence:
- the LOC143402292 gene encoding olfactory receptor 2A14-like has protein sequence MGGNQTWITQVTLLGFQVDPALEGFLCGLFSVFYTFTLLGNGIILGIICLDPRLHTPMYFFLSHLAIVDMSYASNNVPKMLANLMNQRRTISFVPCLMQTFLYLAFAHIECLILVVMSYDRYVAICHPLHYAVIMSWRVCTILATVSWVFSFLLALVHLVLILRLPFCGPHEVNHFFCEILSVLKLACADTRLNQLCIFAACVFVLVGPLCCVLVSYTRILLAILRIQSGEGRRKAFSTCSSHLCVVGLFFGSAIVMYMAPQSRHPEEQQKILSLFYSLFNPMLNPLIYSLRNTEVKGALRRALRKERPI, from the coding sequence ATGGGAGGCAACCAGACATGGATCACACAAGTCActctgctgggattccaggtggaTCCAGCACTGGAGGGTTTCCTCTGTGGACTTTTCTCTGTCTTCTACACCTTCACCCTGCTGGGGAATGGGATCATCCTTGGGATTATCTGTCTGGACCCAAGGCTGCAcacacccatgtacttcttcctctctcATCTGGCCATAGTTGACATGTCCTATGCTTCTAACAATGTCCCCAAGATGCTGGCAAACCTCATGAACCAAAGAAGAACCATCTCCTTTGTTCCATGTCTCATGCAGACATTCCTGTACTTGGCTTTTGCTCACATAGAATGCCTGATTTTGGTGGTGATGTCCTATGATCGGTATGTGGCCATCTGTCACCCCCTACATTATGCTGTCATCATGAGCTGGAGAGTATGCACCATCCTGGCTACTGTTTCCTGGGTGTTTAGCTTCCTCTTGGCCCTGGTCCATCTAGTCCTCATCCTGAGGCTGCCCTTCTGTGGGCCTCACGAGGTCAACCACTTCTTCTGTGAGATCCTGTCTGTCCTCAAGCTGGCCTGTGCCGACACCAGGCTCAACCAACTCTGCATCTTTGCAGCCTGCGTGTTCGTCCTGGTGGGGCCCCTGTGCTGCGTGCTGGTGTCCTACACGCGCATCCTGCTGGCCATCCTGAGGATCCAGTCAGGGGAGGGCCGCAGAAAGGCCTTCTCCACCTGCTCCTCCCACCTCTGTGTGGTGGGGCTCTTCTTTGGCAGCGCCATCGTCATGTACATGGCCCCCCAGTCCCGCCACCCTGAGGAGCAGCAGAAGATCCTCTCCCTGTTCTACAGCCTTTTCAACCCCATGCTGAACCCCCTgatctacagcctgaggaacacAGAGGTCAAGGGTGCCCTGCGCAGGGCGCTGAGGAAGGAGAGGCCGATCTGA
- the LOC143402307 gene encoding olfactory receptor 2A14-like — MGGNQTWITQVTLLGFQVDPALQCFLCGLFSVFYTFTLLGNGIILGIICLDPRLHTPMYFFLSHLAVLDMSYASNNVPKMLANLVNQRRTISFVPCLMQTFLYLAFAVTECLILVVMSYDRYVAICHPLHYAVIMSWRVCTILAAASWACGSLLALVHLVLILRLPFCGPHVVNHFFCEILSVLKLACADTRLNQLCIFAACVFILVGPLCCVLVSYTRILLAILRIQSGEGRRKAFSTCSSHLCVVGLFFGSAIVMYMAPQSRHPEEQQKILSLFYSLFNPMLNPLIYSLRNAEVKGALRRALRKERLI, encoded by the coding sequence ATGGGAGGCAACCAGACATGGATCACTCAGGTCActctgctgggattccaggtggaTCCAGCACTGCAGTGTTTCCTTTGTGGACTTTTCTCTGTCTTCTACACCTTCACCCTGCTGGGGAATGGGATCATCCTTGGGATTATCTGTCTGGACCCCAGGCTGCAcacacccatgtacttcttcctctctcATCTGGCTGTACTTGACATGTCCTATGCTTCCAACAATGTCCCCAAGATGCTGGCAAACCTCGTGAACCAAAGAAGAACCATCTCCTTTGTTCCATGCCTCATGCAGACTTTCTTGTACTTGGCTTTTGCTGTCACAGAGTGCCTGATTTTGGTGGTGATGTCTTATGATCGGTATGTGGCCATCTGTCACCCTCTACATTATGCTGTCATCATGAGCTGGAGAGTGTGCACCATCCTGGCTGCTGCTTCCTGGGCATGTGGCTCCCTCCTGGCCCTGGTCCACCTGGTCCTCATCCTGAGGCTGCCCTTCTGTGGGCCTCACGTGGTCAACCACTTCTTCTGTGAGATCCTGTCTGTCCTCAAGCTGGCCTGTGCCGACACCAGGCTCAACCAACTCTGCATCTTTGCAGCCTGCGTGTTCATCCTGGTGGGGCCCCTGTGCTGTGTGCTGGTGTCCTACACGCGCATCCTGCTGGCCATCCTGAGGATCCAGTCAGGGGAGGGCCGCAGAAAGGCCTTCTCCACCTGCTCCTCCCACCTCTGTGTGGTGGGGCTCTTCTTTGGCAGCGCCATCGTCATGTACATGGCCCCCCAGTCCCGCCACCCTGAGGAGCAGCAGAAGATCCTCTCCCTGTTCTACAGCCTTTTCAACCCCATGCTGAACCCCCTgatctacagcctgaggaacgCAGAGGTCAAGGGTGCCCTGCGCAGGGCGCTGAGGAAGGAGAGGCTGATCTGA
- the LOC143402302 gene encoding olfactory receptor 2A14-like yields MGGNQTWITQVTLLGFQVDPALQCFLCGLFSVFYTFTLLGNGIILGIICLDPRLHTPMYFFLSHLAVLDMSYASNNVPNMLANLVNQRKTISFVPCLIQTFLYLAFAATECLILVAMSYDRYVAICHPLHYAVIMSWRVCTILAAASWVFSSLLSLVHLVLILRLPFCGPHEVNHFFCEILSVLKLACADTRLNQLCIFAACVFVLVGPLCCVLVSYTRILLAILRIQSGEGRRKAFSTCSSHLCVVGLFFGSAIVMYMAPQSRHPEEQQKILSLFYSLFNPMLNPLIYSLRNAEVKGALRRVLRKERLI; encoded by the coding sequence ATGGGAGGCAACCAGACATGGATCACTCAGGTCActttgctgggattccaggtggaTCCGGCACTGCAGTGTTTCCTCTGTGGACTTTTCTCTGTCTTCTACACCTTCACCCTGCTGGGGAATGGGATCATCCTTGGGATTATCTGTCTGGACCCCAGGCTGCAcacacccatgtacttcttcctctctcATCTGGCTGTACTTGACATGTCCTATGCTTCCAACAATGTCCCTAATATGCTGGCAAACCTCGTGAACCAAAGAAAAACCATCTCCTTTGTTCCATGCCTCATACAAACATTCCTGTACTTGGCTTTTGCTGCTACAGAGTGCCTGATTTTGGTAGCAATGTCCTATGATCGGTATGTGGCCATCTGTCACCCCCTACATTATGCTGTCATCATGAGCTGGAGAGTGTGCACCATCCTGGCTGCTGCTTCCTGGGTGTTTAGCTCTCTACTGTCCCTGGTCCACCTGGTCCTCATCCTGAGGCTGCCCTTCTGTGGGCCTCACGAGGTCAACCACTTCTTCTGTGAGATCCTGTCTGTCCTCAAGCTGGCCTGTGCCGACACCAGGCTCAACCAACTCTGCATCTTTGCAGCCTGCGTGTTCGTCCTGGTGGGGCCCCTGTGCTGCGTGCTGGTGTCCTACACGCGCATCCTGCTGGCCATCCTGAGGATCCAGTCAGGGGAGGGCCGCAGAAAGGCCTTCTCCACCTGCTCCTCCCACCTCTGTGTGGTGGGGCTCTTCTTTGGCAGCGCCATCGTCATGTACATGGCCCCCCAGTCCCGCCACCCTGAGGAGCAGCAGAAGATCCTCTCCCTGTTCTACAGCCTTTTCAACCCCATGCTGAACCCCCTgatctacagcctgaggaacgCAGAGGTCAAGGGTGCCCTGCGCAGGGTGCTGAGGAAGGAGAGGCTGATCTGA